A stretch of DNA from Rhodothermales bacterium:
CCCACCGCGCTGCCTCCGCTGCTGTTCATGATGGTCATGGGGGACAACCAGACCCTGGCGCTCATCATCCTGGCATCGGCCGGCTTCGTCAGCATCCTCGCGACAGACCTCTGGACGCGCTATTTTGGTCGCGCCCTGCGAATCCGCAAGCACGCCATGCTGGATGGCTTCCGCAACTCCGCCACCTGAGCCACCTGAGCCACCCGCACCACTCGCGACGGGCCACACCGCCTCCCATGCCTCCATGCTCGTAGAATTCCAGGATATCCAGAAACGATTCGGCCAGAAACTCGCGCTGGATGTCCCTTCATGGACCATGCAGCCGGGCGAGATCGTGGGGCTGGTCGGGAGCAACGGGGCCGGAAAGACCACCTTCCTGCGATTGCTGCTGGATCTGCTGGCCCCCGATACGGGCGAGGTCCGGATTGACGGCACGCCCGTCAGCCAAGACGGGGCGTGGCGGGCATCGACCGGTTCGTACCTGGATGCCAGCTTCATGGTCGACTTCCTGACCATTCCCGAATTCATCGAGTTCACGGGAGCCGCCTATGGTCTGGGAAAAGCCGAAATGGCCGCACGCATCCATCCCCTGTCCAATTTCCTGCCCGTCGATTCGGTGGACCGCTCCCGCCTGTTGCGTGACCTGTCAACCGGAAATGCCAAGAAGGTCGGCATAGCCGTCGCACTTGCCGTGCGTCCCCGACTCCTCGTCCTGGATGAACCGTTCGCGAACCTGGACCCACCGTCCCAGCTCCGATTGAAAGAACACCTGCTGCGGATGTCCCGGGAGCACGGCACGACCATGCTCATTTCCAGTCACGACCTCGGCTACGTGACCGAGATCTGCAACCGGATCACGCTCATTCGACGTGGGGCCATCCTGCGGGACGAAGCCCGCTCTGAAGTGACGCTCGAACGTCTGCGGGCGTACTTTTCAGATGAGGATGCGGCCGACGTGACGTAGCCGCGAGCGGACACACCGCGCACGATATGTCTTCCCGCGATGGCGCATCCGTCGTCCAATGGGGTCGTGGACAGGACGCGAACGTCTCCATCTGGGGCAATCGCGTGTCGCGAGGCCCAAGTGCCGCGTGAACCAGGTCCGTCAGCGCATCCATGAACAGTGGATGACAATTCAATCCGGACGATACGTGGTAGTGGGAAATCCCTTCCGCTTCGGCCGCATCCCGCATGCGCACATCCAACACGAAGGTCGTATCGAACTGCTCCGATACGTGATCGACCGGCACCACGAGGACCGACCGGCGGCCCGTCGCTACCATGTCCCGGAAGCGTTCGGGAACGGACCACGACAGACGCGACCCCCACGAATTCGGCCGCACAAAGGCCAGCGAGAAGGGGATGTCATTTCCCCGGTGCTTCATCACGGCATCGGCCGTGTAGTGGGCCTGGCAACAATATGGATCCTGCTGGCCACCGGTCACGGGATCGGCGGCGCCGTGTGCGGCGAACAGGATCTGGACATTCTCCCGGGCGTGCTTGGGAAAGCGCTGCAAGGCCTGGTCCATCCGCTCGCTCATGGCCCGGATGAACAAATCGTGTGTGGCAAACTCCCGGACGGCGACCGTCGGGCGCGCTGCGAAGGCACCCGAGGCCATGAGGGACTCCCACTCGGCCAGGGCCCGACCGGTCGTCTCCATGGCGTACTGCGGAAACAGGGGCAACAGGACGACATGGGTAACGCCGTCCTCGTCCATTTTCCGGGCGGTTTCGGCCATGTCCGGAACGCCGAACGGGCTGGCCGTATAGACCGATGTGTGCACGCCGTCCAGCCGACCACCCGCCGCACTGGCCGCCAACAGCTTGGCCAGCGTCTGGGCCTGCTCCCGATTCAGACGATTGATTACAGACCCGCCGCCGATGGCATCGTATTCTGCCTGGAGACGGCCAGCCGCCCACCGGGCACGGATGGTGGCCGCCACGTGTGTCTGCCAGAATCGGCGCAAACCGCGCGCTTTCACAGGCCGAAGCAGGCGTCGGTACAGATACGGCAGCACGTCGGCTTTCGATTCGGGCGCTCCCGGAACCAGCAGCACGACACCCACGCGCGAGCCCGGGCCGACGTCGAGCGCCTGCAGCGGGAAGAACCGTCCTGTGAACAGGCGGTCGTCCGACGAGTACGTGTGTTGCAGTTCGAGGGGAGACATCATTGCGGAAGGTAGACACGCCCTCCCCATCGCTGTTTCAGGGCTGTGTGAAGTCCACGGCTATTTGCGGAAGCTTCATTCCCGACCCACAGACCAGGGTCTGTTAAAACTACCCCAAAGTCCCGCTGTAGCCACCAGAAATGGCGTTTATCAAGGCGTGAGGAGCGAAGTATGGCAGCGTCATTCGAACGACGAACAACACAGAGAAACGCCATTTCCGGTGCTACCCGCAGGGACGGGGACAATTTCGCGCCCACCGGCGTTGTCCTCACCTCGAGTAACGCTGCTACACTTCGGTTCGTCCGCCTTGGCGGACACGAAATTGGCCACCGTCAGCGAGCTTTGGGGTAGTTTTAACAGACCCTATTCAAATTGATGACGATTCTCCAGCACACTCCGACGGCCGACGACCTACTGGACTTCCTGGACCAGTCCATCAGTCAGCTCGCGGAGACGGGCGCCGAAGCCCGGTACATCCTCATGGGCCCGGCCGCCTACGACCTGTTCCGCAAGACCCTGGCCGCCTCGCTGCGGCGGGGCAAGGGCGACTTCGAGACGTACAACTACCTGCCGGTCGTGGTCGACCCCTTCCGCGAAGCCTCTGTCTGTGTGGTCCCCGCCCCCGCCGGGACCGATGCCGCCTGGCAGCCGTTCAATATCGGGTGACACTACCGCCCGGCCGGCCTCGTCATCCCGAACCCGGAGCCATCGGAAGCGACGCTGCAGCCCGCTGGGTCCACTCGGGCCACAGGAGCGGCACCGGCGCCGTGAACGTCATGAGCTCCTTCGTAGTGGGATGCTCAAAACTCAACCGGTAGGCGTGCAGCGCCAGGTTCTGGCCGTCCAGCTCGCGGCGACTGCCATACCGGAAGTCCCCGACAATGGAATGCCCCCGGCTGGCGAATTGGACGCGTATCTGATGAGCACGGCCCGTGCCCAGATGCACGTGGATGAGCGATACCGGCTTGCCTGACGCATCCATCGCACGCGTTTCCACGGCCCGCCAGGCGAGACGGGCCGGCTTGCCCCCGGATTTCACGACATGCACATGGCCTTCCCGCTTCTGCAAACGATTGGTCCACACATCTTCGCCCGTCAATTCGCCCTCCACGATGGCCACATACTCCTTTCGTGGACGCCGTTCCCGGAATTGCTCGGACAGGCGCGCCGCCGCCTTCGAGGTCCGCGCGAACACCATGACCCCCGATGCGGGCCGGTCCAGCCGATGTACCAGCCCCAGATACACGGCCCCCGGCTTGTTGTACTTGTCCCCGATGTATTCCTTGCACATGGTGAGCATGTCCTCGTCGCCCGTCTTGTCGGCCTGCGACAGGATTCCGGCCGGCTTGATGACCACAAGCAGGTGGTTGTCTTCGTAGAGGATGTCCATGCGGTACGTGATGGCTATGTTAACAAGGCGCTCAGGGAGCCCGCGCAGGAAACCGTTGGCCGGTTCCGGCTTTCGCCCCTCCGACACCCCCCGACCACGTGAGTTCCGGATGACCCATCCCGATTTGCCGTATTCCGGAGAACTCTACCGGAAAGCCCTCCACCTGCTGGCCCTGGTCCTGCCGGTCGGGGTCGTCCTGCTCGGCAAGCCGCTCGCCCTGTGGATCCTCCTGCCGCTCGCCCTCACGGCCCTCGCCCTGGATGTGCTCCGCGTGCGATGGGTCTGGTTGAACCGTACCATCGATACCGGATTCGGATGGATGATGCGCCGCGCGGAACGCCCCCGGGTCGGCGCGCCCGTCCGCGTGAATGGCGCGTCGTGGGTGCTGACGAGCATGGCCTTGCTCACCCTGCTGTTTCCGGTGGACGTGGCCGTCGTGAGTTTCGTGGTGTTCATGCTCGGGGATGCGGCAGCGGCGCTTGTGGGACGGGGTATTGGGCGTCTGCACTGGGGCGTCTCAGAGCGGACCATGGAGGGCACGGTGGCCTTCCTGCTCGTGGGGATGGGCTCGGCGGTCGCGCTGGCTGCCCCGTTCGTTCCGTTCGCGCCGTTTGCGTTTCCATTGTGGATGCTCGGGGTAGCCGTGGTGACGGCCGCCGTACTGGAAACCCTGCCCCTGCCCGTCAACGACAACCTGGCGGCACCGCTCGGCGCGGCGGGCGTACTTTACGGACTGCACTACTTTTTTTAGCCGATGGCCAAACTCACCGATGCCGCCTTCAAGCGGTTTGCCAGCCTGGATGCCTTCCCGCAACCTCCGGTCATCCGGATTGCGCATCCCGTCGTCCTCATGCACGGGTTCGGCCTGCTGTCCGTGCTGGTCAAGGGCGGGCACCTGCACGATGAGGCGATGTACCTCCGGCTTCGCGGCGTGACGGCCTACGCACCGAATGTATCCCCCTACCAGACCGTCCCCATCCGGGCCGAAATGTGGCGCGACCGCCTGGATCAGATCCTGGCGGAAACGGGCGCGGACAAGGTGCACCTCATTGCCCACTCCATGGGTGGCCTCGATGCGCGCTGGCTCATCAGCCAACTGGATTATGCCCGGCACGTCCTGAGTCTCACCACCATTGCCACCCCCCATCAGGGCAGCGCCCTCGCCAACATCGTGCTGGAGCGA
This window harbors:
- a CDS encoding alpha/beta fold hydrolase, with the protein product MAKLTDAAFKRFASLDAFPQPPVIRIAHPVVLMHGFGLLSVLVKGGHLHDEAMYLRLRGVTAYAPNVSPYQTVPIRAEMWRDRLDQILAETGADKVHLIAHSMGGLDARWLISQLDYARHVLSLTTIATPHQGSALANIVLERPERLQGWISEAANWAGERVLDGGKADFRRAVHDLTPEYVQETFNPEVPDHPDVVYRSWAGRAGKGTDTSINPVLRPLNLMLYAREGVNDGFVSVESAKWGTFMGELDADHAQQIGIDLLASSTYTSTAFFAEIVAGLEM
- a CDS encoding RluA family pseudouridine synthase, coding for MDILYEDNHLLVVIKPAGILSQADKTGDEDMLTMCKEYIGDKYNKPGAVYLGLVHRLDRPASGVMVFARTSKAAARLSEQFRERRPRKEYVAIVEGELTGEDVWTNRLQKREGHVHVVKSGGKPARLAWRAVETRAMDASGKPVSLIHVHLGTGRAHQIRVQFASRGHSIVGDFRYGSRRELDGQNLALHAYRLSFEHPTTKELMTFTAPVPLLWPEWTQRAAASLPMAPGSG
- a CDS encoding ABC transporter ATP-binding protein translates to MLVEFQDIQKRFGQKLALDVPSWTMQPGEIVGLVGSNGAGKTTFLRLLLDLLAPDTGEVRIDGTPVSQDGAWRASTGSYLDASFMVDFLTIPEFIEFTGAAYGLGKAEMAARIHPLSNFLPVDSVDRSRLLRDLSTGNAKKVGIAVALAVRPRLLVLDEPFANLDPPSQLRLKEHLLRMSREHGTTMLISSHDLGYVTEICNRITLIRRGAILRDEARSEVTLERLRAYFSDEDAADVT
- a CDS encoding family 4C encapsulin nanocompartment shell protein; the encoded protein is MTILQHTPTADDLLDFLDQSISQLAETGAEARYILMGPAAYDLFRKTLAASLRRGKGDFETYNYLPVVVDPFREASVCVVPAPAGTDAAWQPFNIG
- a CDS encoding phosphatidate cytidylyltransferase, whose product is MTHPDLPYSGELYRKALHLLALVLPVGVVLLGKPLALWILLPLALTALALDVLRVRWVWLNRTIDTGFGWMMRRAERPRVGAPVRVNGASWVLTSMALLTLLFPVDVAVVSFVVFMLGDAAAALVGRGIGRLHWGVSERTMEGTVAFLLVGMGSAVALAAPFVPFAPFAFPLWMLGVAVVTAAVLETLPLPVNDNLAAPLGAAGVLYGLHYFF
- the hemH gene encoding ferrochelatase: MMSPLELQHTYSSDDRLFTGRFFPLQALDVGPGSRVGVVLLVPGAPESKADVLPYLYRRLLRPVKARGLRRFWQTHVAATIRARWAAGRLQAEYDAIGGGSVINRLNREQAQTLAKLLAASAAGGRLDGVHTSVYTASPFGVPDMAETARKMDEDGVTHVVLLPLFPQYAMETTGRALAEWESLMASGAFAARPTVAVREFATHDLFIRAMSERMDQALQRFPKHARENVQILFAAHGAADPVTGGQQDPYCCQAHYTADAVMKHRGNDIPFSLAFVRPNSWGSRLSWSVPERFRDMVATGRRSVLVVPVDHVSEQFDTTFVLDVRMRDAAEAEGISHYHVSSGLNCHPLFMDALTDLVHAALGPRDTRLPQMETFASCPRPHWTTDAPSREDISCAVCPLAATSRRPHPHLKSTPADVRASLQSGLRPAGWPHVE